In a genomic window of Mycolicibacterium neoaurum VKM Ac-1815D:
- a CDS encoding ABC transporter ATP-binding protein/permease: MDMFTPTLDWGSELGTSLIWIAKAWTIAAVSTVIVLILLAKFTVWGRQFWRITGAYFTGRESVKAWLWLGAILLSIISGVRLDVLLSYYGNDLMTAAQTAVQGVAAGDDAVRQSGIDGFWFSILIFAVLATIHVCRVLLDIFMMQRFMLAWRVWLTGRLTDDWLDGKAYYRSRFIDDTIDNPDQRIQADIDIFTTNVGPLPNTPNNTSGSTLLFGAISSIASVISFTAILWNLSGNLSVFGVNIPRAMFWIAIVYVSVATIIAFWIGRPIIRLTFDNERFNAVFRYALVRLRDSAEAVAFYRGEIAERVQLRRRFEPVVSNYKRYVNRSIAFNGWNLTVSQLINPLPWIIQAPRLFAGEIKLGDVSQTSSAFGNIQSSLSFFRNSYDAFAGWRASIIRLHGLVVANEEGRALNELTVEPCGSCPVEIRDVAVSTPTGEILVEDLNLQMQSGDTLIVTGQSGAGKTTLLRSLAQLWPFATGTLRCPEGANETMFLSQMPYVPLGDLRAVVSYPKGPDEFTDEELITALDKVALPQCARRLAEVADWVKVLSPGEQQRVAFARVLLTKPRVVFLDEATSALDEGLEFTMYDLVRRELPDTILVSVTHRSTVGQHHEQHLHLFGGGKWVLGDVDPETGKPKSPLPN; this comes from the coding sequence ATGGACATGTTCACCCCGACGCTGGACTGGGGCAGTGAGCTGGGCACCTCACTGATCTGGATCGCCAAGGCCTGGACGATAGCGGCGGTCAGCACCGTGATCGTGCTGATCCTGCTGGCGAAGTTCACGGTCTGGGGGCGGCAGTTCTGGCGCATCACTGGCGCCTACTTCACCGGCCGGGAGTCGGTGAAGGCGTGGCTGTGGCTGGGTGCCATCCTGCTCTCGATCATCTCCGGTGTGCGCTTGGACGTGCTGCTCAGCTATTACGGCAACGACCTGATGACCGCCGCGCAGACCGCGGTGCAGGGGGTGGCCGCCGGCGACGACGCGGTCCGCCAATCCGGTATCGACGGGTTCTGGTTCTCGATCCTGATCTTCGCGGTACTGGCCACCATCCACGTCTGCCGGGTGCTGCTCGACATCTTCATGATGCAGCGGTTCATGCTGGCCTGGCGGGTGTGGCTGACCGGTCGGCTGACCGATGACTGGCTCGACGGCAAGGCCTACTACCGCAGCCGGTTCATCGATGACACCATCGACAACCCCGACCAGCGCATCCAGGCCGATATCGACATCTTCACCACCAACGTCGGACCGCTGCCGAACACGCCGAACAACACCAGTGGCTCCACACTGTTGTTCGGGGCCATCAGTTCGATCGCGTCGGTCATTTCGTTCACCGCGATTCTGTGGAACCTGTCCGGAAATCTGTCGGTGTTCGGCGTCAACATCCCCCGCGCGATGTTCTGGATAGCCATCGTCTACGTGTCCGTCGCGACCATCATCGCGTTCTGGATCGGCCGCCCGATCATCCGATTGACCTTCGACAACGAGCGGTTCAACGCCGTCTTCCGCTACGCCCTGGTGCGGCTGCGCGATTCGGCGGAGGCGGTGGCGTTCTATCGAGGCGAGATCGCCGAGCGGGTGCAGTTGCGCCGACGCTTCGAGCCGGTCGTGTCGAACTACAAGCGCTATGTGAACCGGTCGATCGCCTTCAACGGCTGGAACCTGACGGTCAGCCAGCTCATCAACCCGTTGCCGTGGATCATCCAGGCGCCCCGACTGTTCGCCGGTGAGATCAAACTCGGCGACGTCTCGCAGACCTCGTCGGCGTTCGGCAACATCCAGAGCTCGCTGTCGTTCTTCCGCAACTCCTACGACGCGTTTGCCGGCTGGCGCGCCTCGATCATCCGCTTGCACGGCCTGGTGGTGGCCAACGAGGAGGGCCGGGCGCTCAACGAGCTCACCGTCGAACCGTGCGGCAGCTGCCCCGTCGAGATCCGCGATGTCGCGGTGAGCACGCCCACCGGCGAGATCCTGGTCGAAGACCTGAACCTGCAGATGCAGTCGGGTGACACGCTGATCGTCACCGGCCAGTCCGGCGCGGGCAAGACCACCCTGCTGCGCAGCCTGGCGCAACTGTGGCCGTTCGCCACCGGAACCCTGCGGTGCCCCGAAGGTGCCAACGAGACGATGTTCCTGTCCCAGATGCCGTATGTGCCCCTCGGCGATCTGCGAGCGGTGGTGTCCTACCCGAAGGGTCCCGACGAGTTCACCGACGAGGAGCTCATCACCGCACTGGACAAGGTGGCGCTCCCGCAATGCGCCAGACGCCTTGCCGAAGTGGCGGATTGGGTCAAGGTGCTCTCCCCCGGCGAGCAGCAGCGCGTCGCCTTCGCCAGGGTGCTGCTGACCAAGCCGAGGGTGGTGTTCCTCGACGAGGCGACCTCTGCCCTCGACGAGGGCCTGGAGTTCACGATGTACGACCTCGTGCGCCGCGAGCTGCCCGATACCATCCTGGTCAGCGTCACCCACCGCAGCACCGTGGGCCAGCATCACGAGCAGCACCTGCACTTGTTCGGCGGGGGCAAGTGGGTGCTCGGCGATGTCGATCCCGAGACCGGAAAACCCAAATCACCCCTGCCTAACTGA